A window from Athalia rosae chromosome 5, iyAthRosa1.1, whole genome shotgun sequence encodes these proteins:
- the LOC105685437 gene encoding protein wntless isoform X1, giving the protein MQGTIIENLSGKKLSVLVSLLIIGQIICFLIGGLIAPTPASSQNILGTPCEDIRINGSEPGGGKWFYTRGKGSCISVDLNHFSYDDHLQAHQVVYAFQMPIPRSNKQLDYSRWQQNLIGVLQVDVTYHSQMEIVSGSKITLDARLAYRNKGDPDDAWKHYAASIEERTLDCTIDMRMEEYTYNCSVVPLFELGSLFHDYYLLNVRLPADTDKNINQGLGHITDLWLTAINQNGGFTKVWVGLKTIYFPLIVCVLAWYWRRVHMLSRSPALLEYMLLSLGSALTFLNVPLEYLTLAYDMPFMLLLGDIRQGVFYATLLSFWLVFAGEHLMIQDNEQRNTLKCYWRHLSAVGVGCLSLFVFDMCERGVQLRNPFYSIWVTDIGTKLALSFIILAGISAGVYLLFLTYMIWKVFTNISIKRATLPSMSSARRLHYEGVIYRFKFLMIATLLCATLTVIGFILGQMAEGQWKWDEDLELEMTSAFFTGVYGMWNFYILALLALYAPSHKQWPIETSDSISEEIEFSRLPTDPNEMLSLTAFARKTAIE; this is encoded by the exons aaaatcttaGTGGCAAGAAGTTATCAGTTCTCGTATCTCTCTTGATCATCGGCCAGATAATATGCTTCTTGATTGGTGGATTGATTG CTCCAACACCCGCCAGTAGTCAAAATATCCTCGGAACACCCTGCGAAGACATTAGAATCAACGGATCTGAGCCAGGTGGTGGAAAATGGTTTTACACTCGTGGCAAAGGATCATGTATATCGGTGGACCTGAATCATTTCAGCTATGACGATCATCTTCAAGCACATCAAGTTGTTTACGCATTTCAA ATGCCTATTCCTCGGAGTAACAAGCAGCTGGATTACTCGAGATGGCAACAGAATTTGATTGGAGTTTTACAAGTCGATGTCACCTACCACAGTCAAATGGAAATTG TTTCAGGTAGCAAGATTACTTTGGACGCCAGATTAGCATATCGGAACAAAGGAGATCCCGATGATGCTTGGAAGCATTATGCAGCATCTATCGAGGAACGAACTCTGGATTGCACAATTGACATG AGAATGGAAGAGTATACATACAACTGTAGTGTTGTACCTCTTTTCGAACTTGGATCGTTGTTCCACGATTATTATCTTCTGAATGTCCGCCTACCTGCCGACacagataaaaatatcaaCCAAGGGCTGGGGCACATCACGGACTTGTGGCTCACA GCTATAAATCAAAATGGAGGTTTTACCAAAGTATGGGTAGGGTTGAAGACCATTTACTTCCCATTAATAGTTTGCGTACTTGCCTGGTATTGGAGACGAGTTCACATGCTTTCAAGATCTCCAGCTCTTTTGGAATATATGCTTCTTAGCCTTGGTTCTGCCCTGACATTTTTAAACG TACCTCTCGAATACCTGACACTGGCCTACGATATGCCATTTATGCTCCTCCTCGGAGATATCCGACAAGGCGTATTTTATGCTACTCTCTTATCATTCTGGCTGGTGTTTGCCGGGGAACATTTGatg ATTCAG gACAACGAACAGCGTAATACATTGAAGTGCTACTGGCGTCACCTCTCCGCAGTTGGTGTAGGATGCCTTTCTTTGTTTGTGTTTGACATGTGCGAAAGAGGAGTTCAGTTGAGAAACCCTTTTTATTCTATCTGGGTTACCGACATTGGAACAAAGCTCGCT CTATCCTTCATAATCTTGGCTGGAATATCGGCTGGcgtttatttgctttttttaacCTACATGATATGGAAAGTCTTCACCAACATAAGTATCAAGCGTGCTACTCTGCCCAGCATGAGTTCTGCCCGTCGTTTACACTATGAAGGAGTTATTTATCGTTTCAAATTCCTCATGATAGCAACGCTTTTATGTGCCACTTTAACCGTGATTGGCTTCATCCTTGGACAG ATGGCCGAGGGGCAGTGGAAATGGGATGAAGATTTGGAGTTAGAAATGACATCTGCCTTTTTCACCGGAGTATATGGAATgtggaatttttatattctggCATTGTTGGCCCTCTACGCACCTTCGCACAAGCAATGGCCTATCGAAACTTCTG ACAGTATTAGTGAGGAAATAGAATTCTCACGTCTTCCGACCGACCCTAATGAGATGCTATCGTTGACAGCGTTTGCTCGTAAAACAGCAATAGAATAA